From Verrucomicrobia bacterium S94, the proteins below share one genomic window:
- a CDS encoding carbohydrate-binding protein, whose product MPKAYLQANNTITCEILNNSTYSCVNLQVTEFSQAPGRSATATEIPGSGISVSPSALSMPEQRTDSVRATITPANASDKRIIWSSDNPAVASVDSLGMITAVSAGTATITATTEDGGYSDSSTVIVTEFVPFAVEKVAVHPSARVIRAGETASLTETVYPVNAATQAVVWASDNPAVATVDAAGVVTAVSEGTAIITATTTDGGLTDSSTITVPPPVAVTGVSVSPASALIGVGESIQLTESVLPADAADPSVTWTSLHPAVATVDSSGLVTGIAAGSAQIVVTTVDGGFSATNEMTVFEPVAGGAVYTVEAETFFNTGGVSNSSVGINYVEANDWAEYNVNIPEDGIYRLEYVVASPNDGTGIEFLLDGVSLASDEVPNTGAWDAYVTLSSGSYLALSEGDYVVRLAASSSPAWQWNLDKFILTRVDAGSGIDGSVMALLIQDGSIIISVTNGPGETAFALYATTNLVDGPWEVVESNLLFNASGEAVISNSLPALPQEYYRIDEVPSTLPSGISALFDWSEFSGNWWEGYNYAETNNGVVMVAGGRAAATAADGGRAFKAAYAQDAVPGTFVMQIDGEDQVFSVNSIQIEANRIGGGVTNAWIPSVQGYIGGTNGVQMWEIVPAQNTGLQTYSSASSGDLSQDIDIIIWNTGEAADPGATFGNLIDNLNVTVNTP is encoded by the coding sequence GTGCCGAAAGCGTATCTTCAGGCGAATAATACCATTACCTGTGAGATCCTGAATAACAGCACGTATTCCTGCGTGAATCTTCAGGTGACGGAATTCAGTCAGGCTCCCGGCCGGTCGGCAACGGCGACCGAAATTCCGGGTTCCGGAATATCGGTTTCACCGTCAGCACTGTCGATGCCTGAACAGCGCACGGATTCGGTCAGGGCAACCATTACACCGGCGAATGCCAGCGATAAGCGGATTATCTGGTCTTCAGACAATCCGGCCGTGGCCTCTGTGGACAGCCTCGGTATGATCACTGCAGTTTCTGCCGGTACAGCAACTATTACGGCGACGACCGAGGATGGCGGATACAGTGATTCCTCTACGGTAATTGTTACGGAATTTGTGCCGTTCGCGGTTGAAAAAGTGGCCGTTCATCCATCGGCCCGTGTTATCCGGGCCGGAGAAACCGCATCATTAACTGAAACGGTTTATCCGGTGAATGCAGCCACACAGGCCGTTGTCTGGGCTTCTGATAATCCGGCCGTGGCCACGGTTGATGCAGCGGGTGTTGTTACGGCGGTTTCCGAAGGAACGGCGATCATAACAGCAACGACGACTGACGGCGGATTGACGGACAGCAGCACCATTACCGTACCGCCACCGGTTGCGGTAACCGGCGTGAGTGTCAGTCCGGCATCCGCATTGATAGGTGTTGGAGAGTCCATACAGTTAACAGAGTCTGTTCTGCCTGCGGATGCTGCGGATCCATCCGTCACATGGACATCGCTGCATCCTGCAGTTGCCACGGTGGACAGCAGCGGTCTGGTGACCGGTATTGCCGCCGGTTCTGCACAGATTGTGGTGACTACGGTGGACGGCGGATTTTCAGCCACGAATGAAATGACGGTCTTTGAACCGGTTGCCGGCGGAGCGGTTTATACCGTGGAGGCGGAAACCTTCTTTAATACCGGCGGGGTATCGAATTCATCGGTTGGAATCAATTATGTAGAGGCCAATGACTGGGCGGAGTACAATGTGAATATTCCGGAAGACGGCATCTACAGATTGGAATATGTCGTTGCATCGCCGAACGACGGAACTGGTATAGAATTCCTGCTGGATGGTGTTTCGCTGGCGAGTGACGAAGTTCCGAATACCGGAGCCTGGGATGCCTATGTGACGTTGTCGTCGGGGTCCTATCTGGCCCTAAGCGAAGGAGACTATGTGGTTCGTCTGGCGGCTTCGTCATCACCGGCGTGGCAGTGGAATCTGGATAAATTTATCCTGACCCGTGTTGATGCCGGAAGCGGGATTGACGGTTCGGTAATGGCCCTGCTGATTCAGGACGGCAGTATTATCATCAGCGTGACCAACGGGCCGGGCGAGACCGCTTTTGCGCTCTATGCCACCACCAATCTGGTGGATGGGCCGTGGGAGGTGGTAGAATCCAATCTGCTGTTTAATGCGAGCGGTGAAGCGGTGATTTCCAATTCTCTGCCCGCTCTGCCGCAGGAATATTACCGGATTGATGAGGTACCCTCTACGCTGCCTTCGGGCATTTCCGCGTTGTTCGACTGGTCTGAATTTTCCGGCAACTGGTGGGAAGGCTACAATTATGCCGAAACCAATAACGGCGTGGTGATGGTAGCCGGCGGCCGTGCCGCAGCGACCGCTGCAGATGGCGGCCGTGCTTTTAAAGCCGCCTATGCCCAGGATGCGGTTCCGGGAACGTTTGTGATGCAGATCGACGGCGAGGATCAGGTGTTCAGTGTGAATTCAATTCAGATTGAAGCCAACCGGATCGGCGGCGGGGTGACCAATGCATGGATTCCGTCGGTGCAGGGGTATATCGGCGGGACCAACGGGGTGCAGATGTGGGAAATTGTTCCGGCGCAGAATACAGGTCTTCAGACCTATTCGTCTGCAAGCTCCGGTGATCTGTCACAGGATATTGATATCATTATCTGGAATACCGGCGAGGCTGCAGATCCCGGAGCGACCTTCGGTAATCTGATTGATAATCTGAATGTAACAGTTAATACACCCTGA
- a CDS encoding glycoside hydrolase family 2: MSEKRLEIDLSGIHWKMQKIRPGQGVEEGFHTMPSEYQGTFFNWNAAVVPGDIYSDLQRAGELDDPYFGRNFARAKWVQELEYWYFTKFDAPKEWAGKKVTVRFEGVDYSCEAWLNNQYLGSHEGMFSAFEFDITDSVRFDEWREGCNILMIRLDPPPRNHGRVAGRKFCFGGDYMPDVIPFGIHRPVKVMATDMIKIGYTRIESRIDGRQADVSFEVELENLSDAAVTADLEIAVKGENFESLLTASETVSVTVEPGKQTAAVKVHVEDAQLWWPWDMGDQNLYEAEIRASVGGKVSDVSQEVFGIREITMEMNPGFTEDQVEYPWTFVINGKPTFLRSACWGGPPSMLYGRNTDAKYDSRLKQVKEANINNLRIFGWHPPEVPYFYELCDRLGITVWTNFSFATQGYIATEEVLGGALSEAAEIVKQRRNHPSTIMWMGGEEVYFSGAHLESDNKLFMDEIGKVVKLHTHVPYAPASPLSAENGQLLGYKPNESAHANEHYYGAGAKPMEEYYPEQDYCVIPELTAASAPSVEALKKFIPEDELWPMGVSWGYHWADIDILKTLNVEVFGDEKTGSLEEFVEATQLAQGIIFQYALEYYRRQKPRLSCVALCHFMTHMPDIKWGIIDYYGDKKLSFDYVKRAYQPVLASVHYSRKRWDAGETFEAELWVVNDLHQAIPGAKLDWEIVAGGKTVAQGSADADIESNSAASVAPVSWKVEGRRLEFFYVNVKLTAADGAVLSENSHSLLIDSQEEGKAKLKSMHQANCKRIEEYGPTYYRYFPEALELD, from the coding sequence ATGAGTGAGAAAAGACTGGAAATTGATTTGAGCGGTATCCACTGGAAGATGCAGAAAATCCGGCCGGGGCAGGGGGTTGAAGAAGGGTTTCACACGATGCCGTCGGAATATCAGGGCACCTTTTTCAACTGGAATGCGGCGGTGGTGCCCGGTGATATCTATTCCGATCTGCAGCGTGCGGGAGAATTGGACGACCCCTACTTCGGCCGAAATTTTGCACGGGCCAAATGGGTGCAGGAGCTGGAATACTGGTATTTCACGAAGTTCGATGCGCCGAAGGAGTGGGCCGGCAAAAAAGTCACCGTTCGTTTTGAGGGTGTGGATTACAGCTGCGAAGCCTGGCTGAATAATCAGTATCTCGGTTCACACGAAGGGATGTTTTCGGCTTTTGAATTTGATATCACCGATTCGGTGCGTTTTGACGAGTGGCGCGAAGGGTGCAACATCCTGATGATCCGCCTGGATCCGCCGCCGCGTAACCACGGGCGGGTGGCCGGTCGGAAGTTCTGCTTTGGTGGCGACTATATGCCCGACGTAATTCCTTTCGGTATTCACCGCCCGGTAAAGGTGATGGCGACTGACATGATCAAAATCGGCTATACCCGTATCGAATCCCGTATCGACGGGCGCCAGGCGGATGTGTCTTTTGAGGTTGAACTTGAAAATCTCTCTGATGCGGCCGTGACGGCGGATCTGGAGATTGCTGTTAAAGGTGAAAATTTTGAGAGCCTGCTGACGGCTTCTGAAACGGTTTCTGTTACGGTTGAACCGGGCAAACAGACGGCAGCCGTTAAGGTGCATGTGGAGGATGCGCAGCTGTGGTGGCCGTGGGATATGGGAGATCAGAATCTCTACGAAGCAGAAATCCGCGCTTCTGTGGGCGGGAAGGTGAGCGATGTTTCGCAAGAGGTTTTCGGAATCCGCGAAATCACGATGGAAATGAATCCGGGCTTTACAGAAGATCAGGTGGAATATCCCTGGACCTTTGTCATCAACGGGAAGCCGACCTTTCTGCGGTCGGCCTGCTGGGGCGGTCCGCCGTCGATGCTCTACGGACGCAACACCGATGCAAAATATGATTCCCGTTTGAAGCAGGTGAAGGAAGCGAACATCAACAACCTGCGGATTTTCGGCTGGCATCCGCCGGAAGTTCCGTATTTCTATGAACTTTGCGACCGGCTGGGGATTACGGTGTGGACCAACTTCAGCTTTGCAACGCAGGGCTATATTGCCACGGAAGAGGTTCTGGGCGGAGCGTTGAGCGAAGCGGCGGAGATTGTGAAGCAGCGCCGGAATCATCCGTCGACCATTATGTGGATGGGGGGCGAGGAGGTCTATTTTTCGGGAGCGCATCTGGAGAGCGACAACAAGCTGTTCATGGATGAGATCGGCAAAGTTGTGAAGCTGCATACTCATGTTCCGTATGCACCGGCTTCGCCGCTGAGTGCGGAAAACGGTCAGTTGCTGGGCTACAAACCGAATGAGTCGGCGCATGCCAATGAACACTATTACGGTGCAGGGGCAAAACCGATGGAGGAGTATTACCCGGAACAGGATTACTGTGTGATTCCTGAACTGACGGCGGCTTCGGCTCCGAGTGTTGAAGCGCTTAAAAAGTTTATTCCGGAGGACGAACTTTGGCCGATGGGCGTCAGCTGGGGCTATCACTGGGCGGATATCGATATTCTGAAAACGCTGAATGTTGAAGTTTTCGGAGACGAAAAGACGGGCTCGCTGGAAGAGTTTGTTGAAGCGACTCAGCTGGCTCAGGGGATCATTTTTCAGTATGCACTGGAATACTACCGCCGTCAGAAACCGCGGTTGAGTTGTGTGGCCCTCTGCCATTTTATGACGCATATGCCGGACATCAAATGGGGAATCATTGATTACTACGGCGATAAGAAGCTGTCGTTCGATTATGTAAAGCGGGCGTATCAGCCGGTGCTGGCCAGTGTGCACTACAGCAGGAAGCGCTGGGATGCAGGAGAAACCTTTGAAGCTGAGCTCTGGGTGGTCAATGATCTGCATCAGGCGATTCCCGGTGCGAAGCTGGACTGGGAAATCGTTGCCGGTGGTAAAACGGTTGCCCAGGGTTCCGCGGATGCGGATATTGAATCGAACAGTGCGGCCTCCGTTGCACCGGTCAGCTGGAAAGTGGAGGGGCGGCGTTTGGAATTTTTCTATGTAAACGTGAAGCTGACAGCCGCTGATGGTGCGGTCCTGAGTGAAAACTCCCATTCGCTGTTGATCGACAGCCAGGAGGAAGGGAAGGCGAAGCTGAAGTCCATGCATCAGGCCAACTGCAAGCGGATCGAAGAGTACGGTCCGACCTATTATCGCTACTTCCCGGAAGCGCTGGAACTCGATTAA